A genomic window from Vagococcus sp. CY52-2 includes:
- a CDS encoding ribosomal L7Ae/L30e/S12e/Gadd45 family protein — MENKQRFLNLLGLAMKAGKLVTGEETTLQSVRKNTVNLVILASDASENTEKKMRDKCHSYHTKLISPCTSAELSSAIGKNRMIVGVCDTGFSRKMCELMTE, encoded by the coding sequence ATGGAAAATAAACAACGATTTCTTAATCTCCTAGGTTTAGCAATGAAAGCCGGTAAACTTGTGACTGGTGAAGAAACAACCTTACAGTCAGTGAGAAAAAATACTGTAAATTTGGTGATTTTAGCAAGTGACGCAAGTGAAAATACCGAAAAAAAAATGAGAGACAAGTGTCATAGTTATCATACAAAATTGATTTCGCCATGCACCTCAGCCGAACTGAGTTCTGCTATTGGTAAAAATCGTATGATTGTCGGGGTATGTGACACCGGATTTTCTCGAAAGATGTGTGAACTAATGACAGAATAG
- the rnpM gene encoding RNase P modulator RnpM, which yields MKQRKIPMRKCVVSNEMKPKKEMIRIVRSKEGEISIDPTGKMPGRGAYLSMEPDVVQKSWDQKILDRVLNDTLTDDFYQELLDYVSHQKARRELFGNGK from the coding sequence ATGAAACAAAGAAAAATTCCAATGCGTAAATGTGTTGTATCAAATGAAATGAAACCCAAAAAAGAAATGATTCGTATTGTTCGTTCTAAAGAAGGCGAGATTTCGATTGATCCAACTGGAAAAATGCCAGGTCGTGGAGCTTATCTATCTATGGAACCAGATGTCGTCCAAAAAAGTTGGGATCAAAAAATTTTAGACAGAGTATTAAACGATACATTAACAGATGACTTCTATCAAGAGTTGCTAGACTATGTGTCACATCAAAAAGCAAGGAGAGAATTATTCGGAAATGGAAAATAA
- the nusA gene encoding transcription termination factor NusA: protein MNKEMLGALDALEREKGISKSIVIEALEAAMVSAYKRHYGQAQNVDVEFDEKKGDVHIFSVKEVTEEVMDSQLEVSLKEALKINGAYEIGDMIRFEVTPKDFGRIAAQTAKQVILQRVREAERSIIYNEFSAYENEIMQGIVERQDNRYIYVNLGKIEAVLSKQDQIPNEVYQPHDRIKVYISKVENTSKGPQVYVSRSHPDLLKRLFEQEIPEVYDGEVEIISIAREAGDRAKVAVTAANKDIDPVGTCVGPKGQRVQAIVNELKGENMDIVEWNEDPAVFISNALNPAQVLDVIFEPNQRACTVVVPDFQLSLAIGKRGQNARLAAKLTGYKIDIKPESEWEKIAAENEEELLEEVLEANEELVVEDVLDEAVEEISEETTSEESTENATEDIVVTVEEDEE from the coding sequence ATGAACAAGGAAATGTTAGGAGCACTAGATGCTCTTGAACGCGAAAAAGGTATTTCAAAAAGTATCGTCATTGAAGCACTAGAAGCAGCAATGGTTTCAGCGTATAAACGTCACTATGGACAAGCACAAAATGTAGATGTTGAGTTTGATGAGAAAAAGGGGGATGTGCATATTTTTTCTGTTAAAGAAGTAACAGAAGAAGTCATGGATTCTCAATTAGAAGTTAGCTTGAAAGAAGCGTTAAAAATTAATGGTGCTTATGAAATTGGTGATATGATTCGTTTTGAGGTAACCCCAAAAGACTTTGGCCGTATTGCAGCACAAACAGCTAAACAAGTTATCTTACAACGTGTACGTGAAGCAGAACGCTCAATTATTTATAATGAATTTAGTGCTTACGAAAATGAAATTATGCAAGGAATTGTGGAACGTCAAGATAATCGCTATATTTATGTCAATTTAGGTAAAATTGAAGCCGTATTATCTAAACAAGATCAAATCCCAAATGAAGTTTATCAACCACACGATCGCATCAAGGTTTATATTTCAAAAGTAGAAAATACATCAAAAGGTCCACAAGTTTACGTTAGTCGTAGCCATCCAGATTTATTAAAACGATTATTTGAACAAGAGATACCAGAAGTGTATGATGGAGAAGTAGAGATTATTAGTATTGCAAGAGAAGCAGGAGACAGAGCAAAAGTCGCAGTGACAGCTGCTAATAAAGACATTGATCCAGTTGGAACGTGTGTCGGACCAAAAGGACAACGTGTTCAAGCCATTGTTAATGAATTAAAAGGCGAAAACATGGATATCGTGGAGTGGAATGAAGACCCTGCTGTCTTTATCTCAAATGCACTAAATCCAGCACAAGTATTAGATGTTATTTTTGAGCCAAACCAACGTGCTTGTACAGTCGTTGTGCCAGATTTCCAATTATCATTAGCTATTGGGAAACGTGGACAAAATGCGAGATTAGCGGCTAAATTAACTGGCTATAAAATTGATATTAAACCTGAATCCGAATGGGAAAAAATAGCTGCAGAAAATGAAGAAGAGTTACTTGAAGAAGTACTTGAAGCAAATGAAGAATTAGTCGTTGAAGATGTATTAGATGAAGCTGTGGAAGAAATATCAGAAGAAACTACATCAGAAGAATCAACAGAGAACGCTACAGAAGACATTGTCGTAACTGTTGAAGAAGATGAAGAATAA
- the rimP gene encoding ribosome maturation factor RimP — translation MANVVEIVTDLVTPILEDYQFDLVDIEYVKEGKNWFLRVFIDKDGGIDINECALVSEALGEKLDTIDPDPIPQAYFLEVSSPGAERPLKKEEDYVNAIGEYVNISFYQAVEGEKQYQGFLKEVTPETLTLLVKIKTQEKEMTFDRKNIAKARLAIQF, via the coding sequence TTGGCAAATGTAGTCGAAATAGTCACTGACTTAGTTACTCCGATCTTGGAAGACTATCAATTTGACTTAGTAGATATTGAGTATGTTAAAGAAGGGAAAAATTGGTTCCTAAGAGTATTTATTGATAAAGATGGCGGTATTGATATCAACGAATGTGCACTAGTCAGTGAGGCGTTAGGTGAAAAACTTGACACAATCGATCCAGATCCGATTCCACAAGCCTATTTCTTAGAGGTGTCTTCACCAGGGGCAGAAAGACCTTTGAAAAAAGAAGAAGATTATGTTAATGCTATTGGAGAGTATGTAAATATCTCTTTTTATCAAGCTGTTGAAGGAGAAAAGCAGTATCAAGGTTTCTTAAAAGAAGTAACCCCAGAGACGCTCACCCTATTAGTAAAAATTAAAACGCAAGAAAAAGAAATGACATTTGATAGAAAAAATATTGCCAAAGCAAGATTGGCTATTCAATTTTAA